TACAAACGAAGCAGCCGCGGCTTCCGCATCGTGGAGAGCAACTCCCGGGTCAGGGAGGTGGGCGACGAACCGCTGCAACTGAAACGCAAGTTCCCCGACACGATGGTGGTGGTGGATGCAAACCGTGTGAAGGCAATCGAGAAGCTCCTCTCCATCGAAAAGGAGGAACGCCCGGAGGTGATCCTTCTCGACGACGGCTTTCAGCACCGCTACGTGCAGCCCTCACTCACCATCCTGCTGGTGGACAGCAACCGGCCGGTGTTCGAGGACAAGCTGCTGCCGGCGGGTTCACTGCGTGAGCCACTGAAAGGGAAAGACCGCGCTTCGATGGTGATCGTCACCAAGTGCAACCCCGACATGCAGCCGATCGACTTCCGCATCTACACCAACGGGCTGAACCTATTCGCCTTTCAGGATCTCTTCTTCACATCGTTCCAGTACGGGGTGGCACGACCGCTGTTCCCCGATCTGCAGGGCGATCAGTATGTGCTGGACGACCTGCGCAAGAAGCATGTCTTCCTGGTGACCGGCATCGCGTCACCGCAACCGCTGGCCGACAAGCTGGAGCACAAGACCTACAACCTTTACACCCGGTTCTTCCCCGACCATCATACCTTCACCGAAGAGGATATCCTTGAGGTACGGGAGCTGGTGGCCTCCGTGGATGTAGATGAGGAGGAGAAGATCATCCTCACCACTGAGAAAGATGCTACCCGTCTGCGGGAGTTGCCCTTCCTGGAGGAGGAGATGAAAAAAATCCTCTACTATCTGCCGATACGGGTATCGTTCGTAGAGGAAAGCGACAAAGAACTATTCAACCAAAAAATACTTGCACATGTTAGAAACCATCAAACAAACAGCCGATTACCTGAAAGGTAGGATCGGCGAAGTACCCAACACCGCAATCATCCTCGGCACCGGCCTCGGGGAGCTGGTACATGAGATCGACGACAAGAATGAGATCCCCTATACCGAGATCCCCAACTTCCCGGTCTCCACCGTGGAGGGGCACAGCGGCAAGCTGATCATCGGCACCCTGGGCGGCAAGAAGGTGCTAGCCATGCAGGGACGCTTCCACTACTACGAAGGATACAACATGAAGGAGGTGACCTTCCCGGTACGCGTCTTCCAGGCGCTCGGCATTGAATACCTCTTCGTCTCGAACGCCGCGGGAGGCATGAACCCCAGCTTCGACATCGGCGACATTATGCTGATCGAAGACCACATCAACATGTTCCCTGAGCACCCGCTGCACGGCAAGAACTTCAACGAGTTGGGCACCCGCTTCCCCGACATGAGCGAAGCCTACAACAAGGAACTGCGCCTGAAAGCAATGGAGATCGCCCGTGAGAAAAACATCAAGCTGCAGCATGGCGTTTACGTGGGTGTTTCCGGTCCCACCTTCGAAACACCGGCAGAGTACAACTGGTTCCGCGTCATCGGCGGCGACGCCGTGGGCATGTCTACCGTGCCGGAGGTGATCGTGGCCAACCACGCCAGGATGAAGGTGCTCGCCTTCTCCATCATCACCGACCTGGGTGTGATCGGTAAGATCGTGGAGGTGTCGCACGAGGATGTACAGGAGGCAGCCAAAATTGCCCAGCCGAAGATGGCTGAGATCATGCGTTCACTCATTCAAACAATCTGATGGGCAGAACAGAGATAGCAACCCTCGGTGAGTTCGGACTGATAGAACGGCTCACCGGGGATATTCTACCACAGCAGCAGAGCACCGTCAAGGGGATCGGCGATGATGCCGCGATCCTCGACTACGCCGGCCGGCGGACGCTGGTCACCACCGACCTGCTGCTGGAGGGAATCCACTTCGACCTGGTCTACGTGCCGCTCAAGCACCTGGGATACAAGGCTGCCGTGGTCAACTTCTCCGACATCTACGCCATGAATGGCAGGCCGGAGCAGCTCACCGTCTCGCTGGGTATCTCCAAACGTTTCTCTGTGGAGGATCTGGAGAGTTTTTACAGCGGTATCAAGCTTGCCTGCGAAGTGTATGGCGTGGACATCGTGGGGGGCGACACCACCTCCTCGCTTACCGGCTTCACCATCAGCATCACCTGCATCGGCAGCGCCGCGGAGGGGCAGACCGCCGGCCGCGACGGCGCGAAAGAGAGCGACCTGATCTATGTCTCGGGCGACCTGGGAGCATCCTACATGGGGCTCCAGCTACTGGAGCGCGAGAAGGCGGCCTGGGATGGATCGGGTGATTTCCGGCCCGACTTCGATGGCAGGGAGTACCTGCTGGAACGTCAGCTGAAGCCGGAAGCAAGAAAAGATGTGGTGGAAGCACTGGCAGCACAGGGCATCCTGCCCACCGCGATGATCGACCTCTCCGACGGCCTTTCCTCCGATCTGCTGCACATATGCAAGCAGAGCAAGGTGGGGTGCCAGCTCTTTGAGGAGCGTCTGCCCATCGACTACCAGACCGCCATGATGGCCGAGACCTTCAACATGAACGTCACCACCGTGGCGCTCAACGGCGGGGAGGACTATGAACTGCTTTTCACTATACCGTTGCATCTGCACGAGAAGATGAAGGAGATCAAGGGAGTGCACCTCGTCGGCCACATCGCAAAGGAGGAGCAGGGCTGCTACCTGGTGACGCGCGACGGCCAGGAGATGCAACTGCGCGCACAGGGCTGGAATCCCATCTCCGGGGAATAAATTTCCATATTTTTTAGGTACTTATTTTGGAAATCCCGAAAATGCGCTTATCTTTGCACTCGCAATTTAAGCAATGTTGGTGCCATAGCTCAGTTGGTAGAGCAAAGGACTGAAAATCCTTGTGTCCCCGGTTCGATTCCTGGTGGCACCACAAAAAAAGGTAAATAGTTGAAAAACTGTTTA
This genomic window from Dysgonomonadaceae bacterium zrk40 contains:
- the lpxK gene encoding tetraacyldisaccharide 4'-kinase, with amino-acid sequence MDMPPVHTRKSLQPLAWLYGVGVNFRNFLFNKNILKKRSFPIPVICVGNLTVGGTGKTPHIEYLIRLLAPKYRVAVLSRGYKRSSRGFRIVESNSRVREVGDEPLQLKRKFPDTMVVVDANRVKAIEKLLSIEKEERPEVILLDDGFQHRYVQPSLTILLVDSNRPVFEDKLLPAGSLREPLKGKDRASMVIVTKCNPDMQPIDFRIYTNGLNLFAFQDLFFTSFQYGVARPLFPDLQGDQYVLDDLRKKHVFLVTGIASPQPLADKLEHKTYNLYTRFFPDHHTFTEEDILEVRELVASVDVDEEEKIILTTEKDATRLRELPFLEEEMKKILYYLPIRVSFVEESDKELFNQKILAHVRNHQTNSRLPER
- a CDS encoding purine-nucleoside phosphorylase encodes the protein MLETIKQTADYLKGRIGEVPNTAIILGTGLGELVHEIDDKNEIPYTEIPNFPVSTVEGHSGKLIIGTLGGKKVLAMQGRFHYYEGYNMKEVTFPVRVFQALGIEYLFVSNAAGGMNPSFDIGDIMLIEDHINMFPEHPLHGKNFNELGTRFPDMSEAYNKELRLKAMEIAREKNIKLQHGVYVGVSGPTFETPAEYNWFRVIGGDAVGMSTVPEVIVANHARMKVLAFSIITDLGVIGKIVEVSHEDVQEAAKIAQPKMAEIMRSLIQTI
- the thiL gene encoding thiamine-phosphate kinase, whose translation is MGRTEIATLGEFGLIERLTGDILPQQQSTVKGIGDDAAILDYAGRRTLVTTDLLLEGIHFDLVYVPLKHLGYKAAVVNFSDIYAMNGRPEQLTVSLGISKRFSVEDLESFYSGIKLACEVYGVDIVGGDTTSSLTGFTISITCIGSAAEGQTAGRDGAKESDLIYVSGDLGASYMGLQLLEREKAAWDGSGDFRPDFDGREYLLERQLKPEARKDVVEALAAQGILPTAMIDLSDGLSSDLLHICKQSKVGCQLFEERLPIDYQTAMMAETFNMNVTTVALNGGEDYELLFTIPLHLHEKMKEIKGVHLVGHIAKEEQGCYLVTRDGQEMQLRAQGWNPISGE